A portion of the Pseudarthrobacter defluvii genome contains these proteins:
- a CDS encoding 2'-5' RNA ligase family protein, which yields MRNLIFVAFVEPVAEGQVFPRTDWPLHITLVRFDAGSQDSADVAERIAGLAAAAATTALGAGLTVGKDAGFGRNGSVPVNLVQPHPALQELHEQLVQVVADAGGRILTPHHTLTGYRPHVSHQAATNQASTNPTSAVTEAKRLHPGDAVVLDRIALVDMAPDGDHTIRRILRLWSRDVKARR from the coding sequence ATGCGGAACCTGATCTTTGTGGCCTTCGTGGAGCCCGTGGCTGAGGGCCAGGTTTTCCCGCGGACGGACTGGCCGCTCCACATCACCCTGGTGAGGTTCGACGCCGGCAGCCAGGACAGTGCGGACGTCGCCGAACGCATCGCCGGGCTCGCCGCCGCTGCCGCCACCACCGCGCTCGGGGCGGGGCTGACAGTGGGGAAGGACGCTGGCTTCGGCCGCAACGGCTCCGTCCCCGTCAACCTTGTGCAACCGCATCCAGCGCTGCAGGAACTGCACGAGCAGCTGGTGCAGGTGGTGGCGGATGCGGGCGGCAGGATCCTCACCCCGCACCACACCTTGACCGGCTACCGCCCGCACGTGTCCCACCAGGCGGCAACCAACCAAGCCAGCACCAACCCAACCAGCGCAGTTACTGAAGCTAAACGCCTTCACCCGGGTGACGCCGTCGTGCTTGACCGTATTGCCCTGGTGGACATGGCTCCCGACGGCGACCACACGATCCGGCGCATCCTCCGGCTGTGGAGCCGGGACGTGAAAGCTAGGCGATGA
- the pgm gene encoding phosphoglucomutase (alpha-D-glucose-1,6-bisphosphate-dependent) yields the protein MASRAGTVAQPQDLVDITALLDAYYDITPDLGDPGQRVVFGTSGHRGSSLKASFNEQHIVAITQAIVEYRAAQGVTGPLFLAKDTHALSEPAQNSALEVLAANGVEVLVDARHGYTPTPALSHAILTYNRKAAPGAPQADGIVVTPSHNPPADGGFKYNPPHGGPADSDATGWIANRANELLENGLRGVKRVPLSEAQAADTTGKFDFLSSYVDDLPSVLNLDAIRNAGVRIGADPMGGASVDYWGEIAERHHLDLTVVNPTVDPQWAFMTLDWDEKIRMDCSSPSAMASLIQRMSDAAASGQPAFDVATGNDADADRHGIVTPDGGLMNPNHYLAVAIDYLYRNRSGWNPASVVGKTLVSSSIIDRVAESLGRKLVEVPVGFKWFVPGLLSGEGAFGGEESAGASFNKLDGTVWTTDKDGILLALLASEITAVTGQSPSQLYKGLTDQFGAPVYARIDAAATREQKAKLGKLSAADVTATELAGETITAKLTEAPGNGAPIGGLKVVTENAWFAARPSGTEDVYKIYAESFKGEEHLKQVQAEAKALVDSVIA from the coding sequence ATGGCTAGCCGCGCGGGCACAGTTGCCCAACCCCAGGACCTTGTTGACATCACTGCGCTCCTTGACGCGTATTACGACATCACACCGGACCTTGGTGATCCCGGCCAGCGCGTGGTGTTTGGAACATCCGGCCACCGCGGTTCCAGCCTCAAAGCCTCCTTCAACGAGCAGCACATCGTGGCCATCACCCAGGCGATCGTTGAATACCGCGCGGCGCAGGGCGTCACCGGCCCGCTGTTCCTGGCCAAGGACACGCACGCACTGAGCGAGCCGGCGCAGAACTCGGCGCTGGAGGTGCTGGCAGCCAACGGCGTAGAGGTCCTGGTGGACGCCCGCCACGGCTACACCCCCACCCCGGCGCTGAGCCACGCCATCCTCACCTACAACCGCAAGGCCGCGCCGGGTGCACCGCAGGCGGACGGCATCGTGGTCACCCCCAGCCACAACCCGCCGGCCGACGGCGGCTTCAAGTACAACCCCCCGCACGGCGGTCCCGCGGACTCCGACGCCACGGGCTGGATCGCCAACCGCGCCAATGAGTTGCTGGAAAACGGGCTGCGGGGCGTGAAGCGGGTCCCGCTGTCGGAAGCCCAGGCGGCGGACACCACCGGCAAGTTCGACTTCCTGAGCAGCTATGTGGATGACCTTCCGTCGGTCCTGAACCTGGACGCCATCCGCAACGCAGGCGTCCGGATCGGTGCCGACCCCATGGGCGGCGCCTCCGTTGACTACTGGGGCGAGATCGCCGAGCGCCACCACCTGGACCTCACCGTGGTGAACCCCACCGTGGACCCGCAGTGGGCGTTCATGACCCTTGACTGGGACGAGAAGATCCGCATGGACTGCTCGTCGCCGTCGGCCATGGCCTCGCTGATCCAGCGCATGTCCGACGCCGCGGCGTCCGGCCAGCCCGCCTTCGACGTGGCCACAGGCAACGACGCCGACGCGGACCGGCACGGCATCGTCACCCCCGACGGCGGCCTGATGAATCCCAACCACTACCTCGCCGTGGCCATCGACTACCTCTACCGCAACCGCAGCGGCTGGAACCCGGCCTCCGTGGTGGGCAAGACCCTGGTGTCCTCTTCCATCATCGACCGGGTGGCGGAGAGCCTGGGCCGAAAGCTCGTCGAGGTCCCGGTGGGCTTCAAGTGGTTCGTGCCCGGCCTGCTCTCGGGTGAAGGGGCGTTTGGCGGCGAGGAATCCGCGGGAGCGTCCTTCAACAAGCTGGACGGCACCGTGTGGACCACGGACAAGGACGGCATCCTGCTGGCCCTGCTCGCTTCCGAGATCACCGCCGTCACCGGCCAGTCCCCGTCCCAGCTGTACAAGGGCCTGACGGACCAGTTCGGCGCCCCGGTCTACGCACGGATCGACGCCGCGGCCACGCGCGAGCAGAAGGCGAAGCTGGGCAAGCTTTCCGCTGCGGACGTCACTGCCACGGAACTGGCCGGCGAAACCATCACCGCCAAGCTCACCGAGGCCCCGGGCAACGGCGCACCCATCGGCGGCCTGAAAGTGGTCACCGAGAACGCCTGGTTCGCTGCCCGCCCGTCCGGCACCGAGGACGTCTACAAGATCTACGCCGAGTCGTTCAAGGGCGAGGAGCACCTGAAGCAGGTGCAGGCCGAGGCCAAGGCCCTGGTGGACAGCGTCATCGCCTAG
- a CDS encoding nuclease-related domain-containing protein: MGAGDGAAEQSRLAAERVARLKRRLDQAERSTKSWDAGAVGERVVADKLRELVPRGWYVLHDVHWPGRPKANLDHVLVGPGGVVVVDSKNWTGEVRVASGVLWQGRYARTQAVEGALAQCAAVASVLAPPHRRLVRPLICMAAQPDLFGVTDSDVAVAGFQRLVGAIEALPEVLDQQAVVGVYAHLGQQLTHEQEPGITALRNVRPGTVVRPAGALPPAGPSANPRGKPGSGEDADRSRSVSRHPAGRALPAKGTAKGTPAGKSAESRQAAPGHRAGTPGGPVRHGRNGKAQQHGITSGGKLALLAAFVIFAVYILPYLGR, from the coding sequence ATGGGGGCAGGAGACGGGGCAGCGGAGCAGTCCAGGCTGGCGGCCGAGCGCGTCGCGCGGCTGAAGCGCCGGCTCGACCAGGCCGAACGCTCCACGAAGTCGTGGGACGCCGGGGCCGTGGGGGAGCGGGTGGTCGCGGACAAGCTCCGTGAGCTGGTGCCGCGCGGCTGGTACGTGCTGCACGATGTCCATTGGCCGGGCCGCCCCAAGGCAAACCTGGACCACGTCCTGGTGGGTCCCGGCGGGGTGGTGGTGGTCGATTCCAAGAACTGGACCGGAGAAGTCCGCGTGGCGTCCGGCGTACTCTGGCAGGGCCGCTACGCCCGGACCCAGGCCGTGGAAGGCGCGCTGGCCCAATGTGCCGCCGTGGCTTCCGTGCTCGCTCCGCCGCACCGCAGGCTGGTACGGCCGCTCATCTGCATGGCCGCGCAGCCGGACCTGTTCGGGGTGACCGACTCGGACGTTGCCGTGGCCGGTTTCCAGCGGTTGGTGGGAGCCATCGAAGCGCTCCCGGAGGTACTCGACCAGCAAGCAGTCGTAGGTGTGTACGCGCACCTGGGCCAGCAGCTCACCCATGAGCAGGAGCCGGGCATCACTGCCCTTCGGAACGTGCGGCCGGGAACCGTGGTGCGGCCGGCTGGAGCACTTCCGCCCGCCGGCCCCTCGGCCAACCCGCGGGGAAAGCCGGGTTCAGGCGAGGACGCGGACCGGAGCCGAAGTGTGTCGAGGCACCCGGCCGGCCGGGCCCTGCCTGCGAAGGGAACTGCAAAGGGAACGCCGGCAGGAAAGTCCGCGGAAAGCCGGCAGGCGGCTCCGGGACACCGGGCAGGAACCCCCGGGGGACCCGTCCGCCACGGCCGGAACGGCAAAGCGCAGCAGCACGGCATTACCAGCGGAGGGAAACTGGCCCTGCTGGCGGCCTTCGTTATTTTCGCCGTCTATATCCTGCCCTACTTGGGCCGGTAG
- a CDS encoding LysR family transcriptional regulator ArgP, which translates to MNLEHLKALVAVVDEGTFEAAADLLRVTPSAVSQRIKALEASVGQVLVRRRLPCTATDAGALLLRMARQVQVLEAETSAALGSGLNIRAHLPIAINADSLATWFVPALHQAAGWEDSTIDLHVEDQGYSSQLLRDGDVMGAVTSDPVPVSGCRVELLGSMRYIPVAAPELRQRFSTSRDVDWAAMPVLKFNTKDDLQQQLLAARDVQQLPPTHTVPSSQGFLAAVTAGLGWGMIPELQLTDELANGALVRLEDTAYQDVGLYWQAWTLDSERLNRLSEAVRSAAKDHLRPGDPQEATGPSRAGYRRRK; encoded by the coding sequence ATGAATTTGGAGCATCTGAAAGCGCTTGTGGCAGTTGTCGACGAAGGGACGTTCGAGGCAGCAGCTGACCTGCTTCGGGTCACCCCCTCTGCGGTGAGCCAGCGGATCAAGGCCCTCGAAGCCTCCGTGGGCCAGGTCCTGGTACGCCGCCGGCTGCCCTGCACCGCTACCGACGCCGGTGCCCTGCTGCTGCGGATGGCCCGCCAGGTGCAGGTACTGGAGGCGGAGACCTCGGCAGCGCTAGGTTCGGGACTGAACATCCGGGCCCATCTGCCGATAGCCATCAATGCGGATTCACTGGCCACCTGGTTCGTCCCCGCCCTGCACCAGGCCGCAGGCTGGGAGGACTCCACCATCGATCTCCACGTGGAGGACCAGGGCTACAGCAGCCAGCTGCTCCGCGACGGCGACGTCATGGGGGCCGTGACCTCGGACCCTGTTCCCGTGAGCGGCTGCCGGGTGGAGCTACTGGGCTCCATGCGGTACATCCCGGTAGCTGCCCCGGAACTGCGCCAGCGCTTTTCCACCTCCCGGGACGTGGACTGGGCGGCGATGCCGGTCCTGAAATTCAATACGAAGGACGACCTGCAGCAGCAGCTGCTCGCCGCAAGAGACGTGCAGCAGCTTCCGCCCACGCACACCGTGCCGTCCTCCCAGGGATTCCTCGCCGCGGTCACAGCCGGGCTGGGCTGGGGCATGATCCCGGAACTCCAGCTCACCGATGAGCTGGCAAACGGCGCCCTTGTCCGGTTGGAGGACACTGCCTACCAGGATGTGGGGCTCTACTGGCAGGCCTGGACGCTCGATTCCGAGCGGCTCAACCGGCTCAGCGAGGCAGTGCGCAGCGCCGCCAAAGACCACCTGCGGCCCGGTGATCCACAGGAAGCTACCGGCCCAAGTAGGGCAGGATATAGACGGCGAAAATAA
- a CDS encoding LysE/ArgO family amino acid transporter, whose product MLTGLALIVAIGAQNAFVLRQGIRREHIGAVVAVCMAGDALLIVGGTAGIGAVVTHFPEVLEVLRWAGAAYLLWFAVRSFVAAVKPSALAEQAPRSKNSVLATTAALTFLNPHVYLDTVVLLGSLANQQSPDLRWIFAAGAVTGSVLWFSGLGYGARALAGVLSSPRTWRWIDGAIGVLMVVLAIRLALH is encoded by the coding sequence ATGCTGACTGGCCTGGCACTGATCGTGGCCATCGGTGCACAGAACGCCTTCGTGCTGCGCCAAGGCATCCGCCGGGAGCACATCGGCGCGGTGGTGGCCGTGTGCATGGCCGGCGACGCCCTGTTGATTGTCGGCGGGACCGCGGGCATCGGAGCGGTTGTCACCCATTTCCCGGAGGTGCTGGAAGTCCTGCGCTGGGCGGGGGCCGCCTACCTGCTGTGGTTTGCGGTGCGCTCCTTCGTGGCTGCGGTGAAGCCCTCCGCCCTGGCCGAGCAGGCGCCCCGGTCGAAGAATTCGGTGCTTGCCACCACCGCGGCCCTGACCTTCCTCAACCCCCATGTCTACCTGGACACCGTGGTGCTGCTGGGCAGCCTGGCCAACCAGCAGAGCCCGGACCTGCGCTGGATCTTTGCCGCCGGCGCGGTGACCGGGAGCGTACTGTGGTTCTCCGGCCTGGGGTACGGGGCCAGGGCCTTGGCGGGAGTGCTCAGCAGTCCCCGCACTTGGCGGTGGATCGACGGGGCCATCGGTGTGCTGATGGTGGTCCTGGCCATCCGCCTGGCGCTGCACTGA
- a CDS encoding DUF4190 domain-containing protein, with amino-acid sequence MSNQPSQGPDYQRSGSSPWPGYQPPAQNQGSPYGQPPYGQSQYNQGQYGQYNEGQYGQPQYFGQPYYGRAVEPKTLSIASMVCGIASVIMGWLLLPQFAAIITGHLALRREPGGKGMSITGLVLGYLCLLGYGAVWLLFIIGVTVAATTGSNTGTF; translated from the coding sequence ATGAGCAACCAGCCATCCCAGGGACCTGACTACCAGCGCAGCGGTTCTTCACCATGGCCCGGCTACCAGCCGCCGGCCCAGAACCAGGGGTCCCCCTACGGGCAACCGCCGTACGGCCAGTCCCAGTACAACCAGGGCCAGTACGGCCAGTACAACGAGGGACAGTATGGCCAGCCCCAGTACTTTGGCCAGCCGTACTACGGCAGGGCTGTCGAGCCGAAGACCCTGAGCATCGCCAGCATGGTCTGCGGAATCGCCTCGGTGATCATGGGTTGGCTGTTGCTTCCCCAGTTCGCCGCCATCATCACCGGCCACCTGGCCCTGCGCCGTGAACCGGGAGGCAAGGGGATGTCCATCACCGGCCTGGTGTTGGGCTACCTCTGCCTGCTGGGCTACGGCGCAGTCTGGCTGCTGTTTATCATTGGCGTGACCGTCGCGGCCACCACCGGGTCGAATACCGGCACGTTCTAG
- a CDS encoding FadR/GntR family transcriptional regulator — translation MEKTARLGLERVSRPRLYEQLVEQILAYIESAHLKPGDLLPAERDLAERLGVSRATLAQALVALEVLGVIDVQHGTGAVLARRPSVASVVKGLREHQSRLPEIVEARSTLEVKLAALAAERRTDADLAAIDNALDVMSQEINDGDRGAQGDELFHQAITAAAHSSVLAQLMAFIAEMILETRMESLGQPGRPEQSLASHRKIAEAIRAQDADAAASAMLAHIELVSDVELLR, via the coding sequence GTGGAGAAGACAGCACGGCTGGGCCTGGAGCGGGTCTCGCGCCCGCGCCTTTATGAGCAGCTCGTGGAGCAGATCCTTGCCTACATCGAGTCCGCCCACCTGAAGCCCGGGGACCTCCTTCCGGCGGAACGCGACCTCGCCGAGCGGCTTGGGGTTTCCCGCGCCACCCTGGCCCAAGCGCTGGTGGCCCTGGAGGTGCTCGGCGTGATCGACGTCCAGCACGGCACCGGGGCCGTCCTGGCCCGGCGGCCCAGCGTTGCCTCGGTGGTCAAGGGCCTGCGCGAGCACCAGAGCCGGCTGCCGGAAATCGTGGAGGCCCGCAGCACCCTTGAAGTGAAGCTGGCAGCCTTGGCTGCAGAACGCAGGACCGACGCAGACCTTGCCGCCATCGACAACGCCTTGGACGTCATGTCACAGGAAATCAACGACGGCGACCGCGGCGCCCAGGGCGACGAACTGTTCCACCAGGCCATCACCGCCGCGGCACACTCCTCAGTACTGGCGCAACTGATGGCCTTCATCGCCGAGATGATCCTGGAAACCCGGATGGAGTCGCTGGGCCAACCGGGGCGGCCCGAGCAGTCCCTCGCCTCGCACCGCAAAATCGCCGAGGCGATCCGCGCGCAGGACGCGGACGCCGCCGCGAGCGCCATGTTGGCGCACATCGAACTCGTCTCGGATGTGGAACTGCTCCGCTAG
- a CDS encoding SLC13 family permease, whose protein sequence is MSAPVLSIIILAAMFLLATVLPLNMGALAFVGAFLLGAVVLGMSTNEILANFPGGLFLTIVGVTYLFAIAQNNGTIDLLVRGAVKLVGSRVALIPWVMFAITAVITAVGALSPAAVAIIAPIALSFAGKYKISPLLMGMMVIHGAQAGGFSPIAVYGVTVNGILAKTDLAFSPTALFLSSLIFNLVIALVLFVVLGGKNLMSSKVGHFVEQAAEARMAVSVGAKAPGGDVPFKGFGSGMYGPRDPAGDGIAATKERKDRIPQLVTIAGLIVLAVVALGFKMDVGFVSITIAIVLALVSPAAQKGAINKISWSTVLLICGMLTFVGVLEEAGTIEFVSSGVAGMGMPLLAALIICFIGAIVSAFASSTAILAALIPLAVPFLSTGEIGAVGVICALAVSATIVDVSPFSTNGALVLANAPEGVDKDQFYKRILGYSGIVIVAGPVLAWLALVVPGWL, encoded by the coding sequence ATGTCCGCTCCTGTCTTATCGATCATCATCCTGGCGGCGATGTTCCTGCTCGCCACCGTCCTGCCCCTCAACATGGGCGCGCTCGCGTTCGTGGGCGCCTTCCTGCTCGGCGCCGTGGTGCTGGGCATGTCCACCAACGAAATCCTGGCCAACTTCCCCGGTGGCCTGTTCCTGACCATCGTCGGAGTCACCTACCTGTTCGCCATCGCGCAGAACAACGGCACCATTGACCTGCTGGTCCGCGGCGCGGTCAAGCTGGTGGGCAGCCGCGTGGCCCTCATTCCGTGGGTGATGTTCGCCATCACCGCAGTGATCACCGCCGTGGGCGCCCTGTCTCCCGCCGCCGTCGCCATCATTGCCCCCATCGCCCTGAGCTTTGCCGGCAAGTACAAGATCAGTCCGCTGCTGATGGGCATGATGGTGATCCATGGCGCCCAGGCCGGCGGCTTCTCGCCCATCGCGGTCTACGGCGTCACGGTCAACGGCATCCTGGCCAAGACCGACCTCGCCTTCAGCCCCACGGCCCTGTTCCTCTCAAGCCTCATCTTCAACCTGGTCATTGCACTCGTGCTCTTCGTGGTCCTCGGTGGCAAGAACCTGATGTCCTCCAAGGTAGGGCACTTCGTGGAGCAGGCGGCCGAGGCGCGGATGGCCGTCAGCGTCGGCGCCAAGGCGCCCGGCGGCGACGTACCCTTCAAAGGCTTTGGCTCCGGCATGTACGGCCCCCGGGACCCCGCCGGCGACGGCATTGCTGCAACCAAGGAGCGCAAAGACCGGATCCCGCAACTGGTCACCATCGCCGGCCTGATCGTGCTGGCCGTCGTGGCCCTCGGCTTCAAGATGGACGTCGGCTTCGTGTCCATCACCATCGCCATCGTGCTGGCGCTGGTCTCGCCCGCAGCCCAGAAGGGCGCCATCAACAAGATCAGCTGGTCCACCGTGCTGCTGATCTGCGGCATGCTGACGTTCGTCGGTGTGCTGGAGGAAGCCGGCACCATCGAGTTCGTGTCCAGCGGCGTAGCAGGAATGGGAATGCCGCTGCTGGCAGCCCTCATCATCTGCTTCATCGGCGCCATCGTCTCCGCCTTCGCCTCCTCCACGGCCATCCTGGCAGCGCTCATCCCGCTCGCCGTCCCCTTCCTGTCCACCGGCGAAATCGGCGCCGTGGGCGTTATCTGCGCCCTCGCCGTCTCCGCCACCATCGTGGACGTCTCGCCGTTCTCCACCAACGGCGCGCTGGTGCTCGCCAACGCCCCGGAGGGCGTGGACAAGGACCAGTTCTACAAGCGGATCCTCGGCTACAGCGGAATCGTCATTGTGGCCGGACCCGTCCTGGCATGGCTGGCATTGGTGGTCCCCGGCTGGCTCTAA
- a CDS encoding CaiB/BaiF CoA transferase family protein, with protein sequence MSTENRQGPLAGHTVVDLSRALAGPHAGMMLADLGARVIKVENPGTGDDTRGWGPPFVGPEDDLQSTYFMSCNRNKESITLDLKSADGQEVLRGLLERADVVIENFRPGVMDRLGFSTAAMHELNPRLVILSITGFGHDGPESQRSGYDQILQGEAGLMSLTGSGPDDPQRVGVPIADLLSGMNGAFGVLAALVERNRTGQGQVVRTSLLASLIGVHAFQGTRTTIAGEVPQAQGNHHPSIAPYGLFNCKDGSVQISVGSEKLWQSFAAAFGLDPAAPGFASNAERVRNRAAVIAAVEGAFAAYGAEELLQKLNDAGIPAGKVRSLEEVYAWEQVASQGLVVDVEHPLLGKVSLPGPPLRFFAPGDAAETTVKHHDAPPLLNEDGPAIREWLGLASAAPGAE encoded by the coding sequence ATGAGCACCGAGAACCGCCAAGGCCCCCTGGCCGGGCACACCGTCGTCGACCTCAGCCGGGCCCTGGCCGGACCGCACGCCGGCATGATGCTGGCGGACCTCGGCGCCCGCGTCATCAAGGTGGAGAACCCGGGTACGGGCGATGACACCCGCGGCTGGGGACCGCCCTTCGTCGGCCCGGAGGACGACCTGCAGTCCACCTACTTCATGTCCTGCAACCGCAACAAGGAATCCATCACCTTGGACCTGAAGAGCGCCGATGGCCAGGAGGTGCTGCGCGGGCTTTTGGAGCGGGCAGATGTGGTGATCGAGAACTTCCGGCCCGGCGTCATGGACCGGCTGGGCTTCTCCACCGCCGCCATGCATGAGCTCAACCCGCGCCTGGTGATCCTGTCCATCACCGGCTTTGGCCATGACGGGCCCGAGTCCCAGCGCAGCGGCTACGACCAGATCCTGCAGGGCGAGGCCGGCCTGATGTCCCTCACCGGATCCGGGCCGGACGACCCCCAGCGCGTGGGCGTCCCCATCGCCGACCTGCTCTCCGGCATGAACGGAGCGTTCGGCGTGCTAGCGGCGCTGGTGGAGCGGAACAGGACCGGGCAGGGCCAGGTGGTGCGGACCTCGCTGCTGGCCTCCCTGATTGGGGTCCATGCCTTCCAGGGGACCCGGACCACCATCGCGGGTGAGGTTCCGCAGGCCCAGGGCAACCACCACCCGTCCATCGCCCCGTACGGCCTGTTCAACTGCAAGGACGGGAGTGTCCAGATCAGCGTGGGCAGCGAGAAGCTCTGGCAATCGTTCGCCGCGGCATTCGGCCTGGACCCGGCCGCCCCGGGCTTTGCCAGCAACGCCGAAAGAGTGCGGAACCGCGCCGCGGTGATTGCCGCCGTCGAAGGCGCTTTCGCCGCGTACGGCGCGGAGGAACTGCTGCAAAAACTGAACGACGCCGGGATCCCGGCAGGGAAGGTCCGCTCGCTGGAGGAGGTGTACGCCTGGGAGCAGGTGGCGTCCCAGGGGCTGGTAGTGGATGTTGAGCATCCACTGCTCGGAAAGGTGAGCCTGCCCGGCCCGCCGCTGCGGTTCTTCGCCCCCGGCGACGCAGCGGAAACCACGGTGAAGCACCACGACGCCCCGCCGCTGCTCAACGAGGACGGGCCGGCAATCCGGGAGTGGCTGGGGCTCGCTTCCGCGGCTCCCGGGGCAGAATAA
- a CDS encoding carboxyl transferase domain-containing protein, with amino-acid sequence MATAEKVRHLKATELLDAVVDPGSFISWDTEPEQPVLSEEYARDLARARERSGADESVITGAGLIRGRRVALIVSEFSFLAGSIGHAAAQRIVAAVERATAEGLPLLAGPASGGTRMQEGTLAFLSMVKITGAVRAHRQAGLPYLVYLRHPTTGGVMASWGSLGHINVAEPGALLGFLGPRVYEALYGEPFPENVQVAENLFHKGLIDGVVEPGNLADLVGRALDILSAKEGAAAAVPAPPETLNIRPSTVDAWTSIEISRQQRRPDLRQLLKFGAVDALPLNGTGQGEKDPGLLLALARFGSQSCIVLGHARPLRKDAAGMGPGSLREARRGMKLAEELRLPLLTVIDTAGAALSQEAEEGGLAGEIARSLHELIGLGSPSVSVLLGQGAGGGALALLPADRTIAAQHSWLSPLPPEGASAIVHRTTAFAPAMAQAQGVNVAALYANGLVDHIVDERGDASLEPREFCSRMAQAIEYELASVAGVPVPELVADRARKFASLGAR; translated from the coding sequence GTGGCGACGGCGGAGAAGGTGCGGCACTTGAAAGCGACCGAACTGCTGGATGCGGTGGTGGACCCCGGTTCGTTCATCTCCTGGGACACGGAGCCGGAACAGCCGGTCCTGTCCGAGGAGTACGCCCGCGACCTGGCCAGGGCCCGCGAACGCAGCGGCGCCGACGAGTCGGTGATCACCGGTGCGGGCCTCATCCGCGGCCGCCGGGTGGCGCTGATCGTGAGCGAATTCTCCTTCCTGGCCGGGTCGATAGGCCACGCGGCGGCACAGAGGATTGTTGCCGCCGTCGAACGCGCCACCGCGGAGGGCCTGCCGCTGCTGGCCGGCCCTGCGTCCGGGGGGACACGGATGCAGGAAGGGACGCTTGCGTTCCTGTCGATGGTGAAGATCACCGGCGCCGTCCGGGCCCATCGCCAGGCCGGGCTTCCCTACCTGGTCTACCTCCGGCACCCCACCACCGGCGGCGTCATGGCGTCCTGGGGATCCCTGGGGCACATTAACGTGGCCGAGCCCGGCGCACTGCTGGGCTTCCTGGGCCCGCGGGTGTACGAGGCGCTCTACGGCGAACCGTTCCCGGAGAACGTGCAGGTGGCGGAGAACCTCTTCCACAAGGGACTGATCGACGGCGTGGTGGAACCCGGCAACCTGGCCGACCTCGTGGGCCGGGCCCTGGACATCCTCTCCGCGAAGGAAGGCGCGGCCGCAGCGGTGCCTGCCCCGCCCGAGACCCTAAATATCCGGCCTTCGACCGTTGATGCCTGGACGTCCATCGAGATCTCCCGGCAGCAGCGGCGGCCCGACCTGCGCCAGCTGCTGAAATTCGGCGCCGTCGACGCGCTGCCCTTGAACGGGACGGGGCAGGGGGAGAAGGACCCGGGGCTGCTGCTGGCCCTGGCCCGCTTCGGCAGCCAGTCGTGCATCGTGCTGGGACACGCGCGGCCGTTGCGGAAGGACGCCGCCGGCATGGGGCCCGGTTCGCTGCGCGAGGCACGCCGGGGAATGAAGCTGGCGGAGGAGCTGCGCCTGCCCCTGCTCACCGTCATCGACACCGCGGGTGCGGCCCTGTCGCAGGAGGCGGAGGAAGGCGGGCTTGCGGGGGAGATTGCGCGCTCGCTGCACGAACTGATCGGGCTGGGATCGCCTTCGGTCTCCGTGCTGCTTGGCCAGGGCGCCGGGGGAGGGGCCCTGGCCCTGCTGCCGGCGGACCGGACCATTGCGGCCCAGCACAGCTGGCTTTCTCCACTGCCCCCCGAGGGCGCCAGTGCCATCGTTCACCGGACCACCGCGTTCGCGCCGGCCATGGCACAGGCGCAGGGCGTGAACGTCGCCGCCCTGTACGCAAACGGATTGGTGGACCACATCGTGGATGAACGCGGTGATGCCTCTTTGGAGCCACGCGAGTTCTGCAGCCGGATGGCGCAGGCCATCGAGTACGAGCTGGCCTCCGTGGCGGGCGTTCCGGTTCCTGAACTGGTGGCCGACCGGGCCCGCAAGTTCGCCAGCCTCGGTGCTCGCTGA
- a CDS encoding dihydrofolate reductase family protein, whose product MGRVIVMNHVTLDGVMQGPGRLDEDTRGGFSDGGWAVPYADQATVQKMGERMGPDHAFLLGHRTYGQLLESWNAQGGPFKEALNNTPKFVASRDPETRLEWPNSTLLHSDVPAAVKELREGFASNLVIMGSGVLIRALMAAGQIDEYLLMIHPVVLGNGQQLFAGGAKARLRLIEAGHTSTGVLLALYTPDRPD is encoded by the coding sequence ATGGGCAGGGTCATCGTGATGAACCACGTGACGCTCGACGGCGTCATGCAGGGTCCCGGCCGGCTGGATGAGGATACGCGGGGCGGATTCAGCGACGGTGGCTGGGCGGTGCCGTACGCCGACCAGGCGACGGTGCAGAAGATGGGCGAACGGATGGGCCCGGACCACGCCTTCCTGCTCGGGCATAGAACCTACGGGCAGCTCCTCGAGTCATGGAACGCCCAGGGCGGGCCCTTCAAGGAGGCCCTGAACAACACGCCAAAGTTCGTCGCCTCAAGGGACCCGGAAACCAGGCTGGAATGGCCCAACTCCACCCTTTTGCACAGTGACGTTCCCGCGGCCGTAAAGGAACTTCGGGAAGGCTTCGCCTCCAATCTCGTGATCATGGGCAGCGGCGTACTGATCCGCGCGCTCATGGCGGCCGGGCAGATCGACGAATACCTGCTCATGATCCACCCGGTCGTCCTGGGCAACGGGCAACAGCTTTTCGCCGGCGGCGCCAAGGCCCGGCTGCGGCTCATCGAAGCCGGGCATACAAGCACCGGCGTCCTCCTGGCCTTGTATACCCCGGACAGGCCTGATTAG